The following are encoded in a window of Phycisphaerae bacterium genomic DNA:
- a CDS encoding 2-hydroxyacyl-CoA dehydratase, with protein MSSRCGQNHEPAAGSGVCGSAGGGSDPRSHFAGMIPNCLAYATEAKRQGRPVVGIMCEYTPRELIMAAGAVPVCLCGGSAKTIPAAEEHLPANLCPLIKSTFGYHVQKGNPFLEMADLVVADTTCDGKKKMFELMGETRPMFILELPQKPDRPEGLAFWRSELVRLRDELSRRCKTEITDCRLKRAVEAMNEERSLRRQLAELMKRESPPLTGRQLLDFKSSISCVPVDIEQYRKAIELLGNEAPDSAMRSRVRVLMTGVPMAHGAERVLEIIENSGGLVVGMENCTGLKPIMEDVEIDGDVLEAIARKYYHLSCSVMTTNERRLDLLRQLAAEYRPQCVVELIWQACLTYDVESNRVRRLVEQELNLPYLRIETDYSPSDSARIAVRVEALFEMVRGRGKR; from the coding sequence GTGAGTTCACGTTGCGGGCAGAATCACGAGCCGGCCGCCGGATCCGGGGTCTGCGGATCGGCGGGCGGAGGAAGCGACCCCCGGTCCCATTTCGCGGGCATGATTCCCAACTGCCTCGCCTACGCCACGGAGGCGAAGCGGCAGGGCCGGCCGGTCGTCGGCATCATGTGCGAATACACGCCACGCGAGCTGATCATGGCGGCCGGAGCGGTGCCGGTGTGCCTGTGCGGGGGATCGGCCAAGACGATACCGGCCGCCGAGGAGCATCTGCCCGCCAATCTGTGCCCACTGATCAAGTCCACTTTCGGTTACCATGTGCAGAAGGGCAACCCCTTCCTCGAGATGGCCGATCTGGTTGTGGCGGATACGACCTGCGATGGCAAGAAGAAGATGTTCGAGCTCATGGGTGAAACCCGGCCGATGTTCATTCTCGAACTGCCCCAGAAGCCGGATCGGCCCGAGGGTCTGGCCTTCTGGCGGTCTGAACTGGTCCGCCTGAGGGACGAGCTCAGCCGGAGGTGCAAGACGGAGATCACCGACTGCCGCCTGAAGCGGGCGGTCGAGGCGATGAATGAGGAGCGATCGCTTCGTCGGCAGTTGGCGGAGCTGATGAAGCGTGAATCGCCGCCCCTGACCGGGCGGCAGCTGCTGGATTTCAAGAGCAGCATCTCGTGCGTTCCCGTCGACATCGAGCAATACAGGAAAGCGATCGAGCTGCTCGGGAACGAGGCCCCGGATTCGGCGATGAGATCCCGGGTCCGGGTGCTCATGACCGGGGTGCCCATGGCCCATGGGGCCGAGCGAGTGCTGGAGATCATTGAGAACAGCGGCGGCCTGGTGGTCGGCATGGAGAACTGTACCGGGCTCAAGCCGATCATGGAGGACGTGGAGATTGACGGCGATGTGCTCGAAGCCATCGCCAGGAAGTACTATCACCTGTCATGCTCGGTGATGACCACTAACGAGCGGAGGCTGGACCTGCTGCGGCAACTGGCGGCCGAGTATCGCCCGCAGTGCGTGGTGGAACTCATCTGGCAGGCCTGCCTGACCTACGACGTCGAATCCAACCGCGTGCGCCGGCTGGTGGAACAAGAGTTGAACCTGCCGTATCTGCGGATCGAGACGGACTACTCGCCCTCCGATTCCGCCCGGATCGCGGTTCGGGTCGAGGCCCTGTTCGAGATGGTCCGCGGCCGGGGCAAACGATGA
- a CDS encoding class I SAM-dependent methyltransferase: MKRVEGIDLGSVQAVYTGSEWRLWELLMGEQIHIGGLVSSQELARKAGIATGMAGTDLCCCTGAGMRFLVRFCQVRRMVGVDATETVVRRGEQRCRDEGMEHRIRFVLGDACETGLESASVDFVWGEDAWCYVADKAALLAEAARLVKGGGLIAFTDWIEGSPPMSDAEADRFLRFMKFPSVQDLGGYRGLLESCGCAVVTAEDTGRFAPHAELYVQMLSTQLRYDALKIIGFDSATMEGLMGELRFVRDLARTGKIAQGLFVARKAR; the protein is encoded by the coding sequence ATGAAGAGAGTCGAGGGTATCGATCTGGGAAGCGTTCAAGCCGTGTACACGGGCTCCGAATGGAGGCTCTGGGAACTTCTGATGGGCGAGCAGATACACATCGGTGGGCTGGTATCGTCACAGGAGTTGGCTCGAAAAGCGGGGATTGCCACAGGCATGGCCGGCACCGATCTCTGCTGCTGCACCGGGGCGGGCATGCGTTTTCTGGTCCGGTTCTGCCAGGTCCGCCGGATGGTCGGTGTCGACGCCACCGAAACGGTGGTGCGCAGGGGCGAGCAGCGATGCCGAGACGAGGGGATGGAACATCGTATCCGGTTTGTCCTGGGCGACGCCTGTGAAACGGGCCTGGAGTCGGCCAGCGTCGATTTCGTCTGGGGTGAGGATGCGTGGTGCTACGTGGCGGACAAGGCTGCGCTGTTGGCCGAGGCGGCTCGATTGGTCAAGGGGGGCGGTCTCATCGCCTTCACCGACTGGATCGAGGGTTCGCCGCCCATGTCCGACGCCGAGGCCGATCGCTTCCTGCGGTTCATGAAGTTCCCGAGTGTGCAGGATCTGGGCGGCTACCGCGGATTGCTCGAAAGCTGCGGCTGCGCGGTCGTGACGGCCGAGGACACCGGTCGCTTCGCGCCGCACGCGGAGCTGTACGTCCAGATGCTCTCCACTCAACTCCGGTACGATGCCCTGAAGATCATCGGCTTCGACTCGGCTACGATGGAGGGCCTGATGGGCGAACTCCGCTTTGTGCGTGATCTTGCCCGTACCGGCAAGATCGCCCAGGGTCTGTTCGTGGCCCGCAAAGCCCGGTGA
- a CDS encoding 2-hydroxyglutaryl-CoA dehydratase, which yields MIVAGIDAGSRTIKIVLWDGGRGAMVGAGVADQGVEQDALAGALLDRLLGETGRARSDLGRVVATGYGRGIMSMADSTVTEITCHAVGVRHVLPGARTVIDIGGQDSKLIRLDGDGSVRDFVMNDRCAAGSGRFLEVIAARLGVELSALGALARQSERPAVISSMCVVFAETEVIGLLASRTPAADLAAGVQVSMANRVVAMAGRHLDLPIVFTGGVALVPGMSDALATALGHPLQVAPDPRMTGALGAALLAASHAEPVRARVAPAPPR from the coding sequence ATGATCGTCGCGGGTATCGACGCCGGTTCTCGAACGATCAAGATCGTTCTATGGGACGGGGGCCGTGGAGCGATGGTGGGCGCGGGGGTTGCCGACCAGGGTGTCGAGCAGGACGCGTTGGCTGGCGCGTTGCTTGATCGGCTACTGGGCGAGACCGGACGGGCCCGGTCGGATCTTGGACGGGTGGTTGCCACCGGTTATGGGCGGGGCATCATGAGCATGGCCGACAGCACCGTGACGGAGATCACCTGCCACGCAGTAGGCGTGCGGCACGTGCTGCCCGGGGCGCGGACGGTGATTGACATTGGCGGGCAGGACAGCAAGCTGATACGACTGGACGGTGACGGCAGCGTGCGTGATTTCGTGATGAACGACCGATGTGCGGCCGGGTCGGGCAGGTTTTTAGAAGTTATTGCAGCTCGTTTGGGTGTTGAGTTGTCGGCCCTGGGTGCCCTGGCCCGGCAGAGCGAGCGGCCGGCGGTGATCAGCAGCATGTGTGTGGTGTTCGCCGAGACGGAGGTCATCGGTCTGTTGGCGTCGCGTACGCCGGCGGCGGATCTGGCCGCAGGGGTTCAGGTCTCGATGGCGAACCGGGTGGTGGCCATGGCTGGCCGGCATCTGGATCTGCCGATCGTGTTTACCGGCGGGGTGGCCCTGGTGCCGGGCATGTCGGACGCGTTGGCGACGGCCCTGGGGCATCCACTCCAGGTGGCTCCGGATCCGCGGATGACCGGAGCTCTGGGTGCGGCCCTGCTCGCCGCCAGCCACGCGGAGCCGGTTCGGGCGAGGGTGGCCCCGGCACCTCCCCGGTGA
- a CDS encoding S46 family peptidase, with protein sequence MIVRSPVLLSLLIASAAAADEGMWLLNNPPTATLRSKYNFEPTPAWLEHLQKATVRIGGGTGSLVSADGLILTNHHVGSDQIYNLSTPDRDLLKTGFIARTRDHELKCKDLEIRFLWSIEDVTDKVNAAADPSLSVAKAFEARRKAMTRIEQESKDATGLDSEIVTLYKGGRYHLYRYRRYTDVRLVMAPEQSAAFFGGDVDNFEFPRFNLDCCFFRVYENDKPLKAEHYLQVSTEGSRDGELLLVAGHPGHTQRLITADHLRFLRDAEMPDSLRRLWRREAQMNVFCNRSPEHARIGHDALLGIENGRKARTGIYAGLLDPAVMTAREQADARLKAVAATQPALANGNPWERLATARKLYGTFFQRHRTLGGGLGSSLFSMAMTVVRLSEELPKPSPDRLREYRDSELESVYLGLYSPSPIYEALEIEALTSGLSLLAETLGADDPAVVRTLDGLPPAARAEQLVKGCTLKDIETRKRLVKEGKKAVEASPDPMIRLAITMDPESRTLRKRFEDEVEGVERDAYARIAAIQFALYGESLYPDATGTLRLAFGQVKGYEQGGTTIPPYTDIAGLFERYKERGPQPPFDIPKSWLDRRDQIRLRTPFNFVFTADIIGGNSGSPVVNTRGEVVGLIFDGNIQSLVWDIAYDDRQGRAVAVDIRAIIESLRGVYDAGSLVDELTRP encoded by the coding sequence ATGATCGTCCGCTCGCCAGTCCTGCTGTCGCTGCTCATCGCCTCCGCCGCGGCCGCCGACGAGGGTATGTGGCTGCTGAACAACCCGCCGACCGCTACGCTCCGCTCGAAGTACAACTTCGAGCCGACCCCCGCCTGGCTGGAGCACCTGCAGAAGGCAACCGTGCGGATAGGCGGTGGCACCGGCTCGCTGGTCTCCGCCGACGGGCTCATCCTCACCAACCACCACGTCGGCTCCGACCAGATCTATAACCTCAGCACCCCGGATCGCGACCTCCTCAAGACCGGCTTCATCGCCCGCACCCGCGACCACGAACTGAAGTGCAAGGACCTGGAGATCAGGTTCCTTTGGTCGATCGAGGACGTCACCGATAAGGTCAACGCGGCCGCCGATCCATCCCTGTCCGTGGCCAAGGCCTTCGAAGCCCGCCGCAAGGCCATGACCCGCATCGAACAGGAATCAAAAGACGCCACCGGGCTCGACAGCGAAATCGTCACCCTCTACAAAGGCGGCCGATACCACCTCTACCGGTACCGCCGGTATACCGACGTCCGCCTGGTCATGGCCCCCGAGCAGAGCGCGGCCTTCTTCGGCGGCGACGTCGACAACTTCGAGTTCCCGCGCTTCAACCTCGACTGCTGCTTCTTCCGCGTCTATGAAAACGACAAGCCGCTCAAGGCCGAACACTATCTCCAGGTGAGCACCGAAGGTTCCCGCGATGGCGAACTCCTCCTGGTCGCCGGCCATCCCGGCCACACCCAACGACTGATCACCGCCGACCACCTCCGCTTCCTGCGCGATGCGGAGATGCCGGACAGCCTCCGCCGCCTCTGGCGCCGCGAAGCCCAAATGAATGTCTTCTGCAACCGCAGCCCGGAACACGCCCGCATCGGGCACGACGCCCTCCTGGGCATCGAGAACGGCCGCAAGGCCCGAACCGGCATCTACGCCGGCCTCCTCGATCCGGCTGTCATGACCGCCCGCGAACAGGCCGACGCCAGGCTGAAGGCCGTGGCCGCCACCCAACCGGCCCTCGCAAACGGCAATCCGTGGGAACGCCTGGCTACCGCCCGGAAACTCTACGGCACCTTCTTCCAGCGACACCGCACCCTGGGCGGCGGGCTGGGCTCAAGCCTCTTCAGTATGGCTATGACTGTTGTCAGGCTGTCAGAAGAACTACCTAAGCCGTCGCCGGACCGCCTCCGCGAATACCGCGACTCCGAACTCGAATCCGTGTATCTCGGACTCTACTCGCCGTCACCCATCTACGAGGCCCTCGAAATCGAAGCCCTGACCAGCGGACTGTCGCTCCTGGCGGAGACCCTCGGAGCCGACGACCCCGCCGTGGTCAGAACCCTGGACGGCCTGCCCCCGGCAGCTCGCGCGGAACAGCTCGTCAAAGGCTGCACCCTCAAGGACATCGAAACCCGAAAACGACTGGTCAAAGAGGGCAAGAAGGCCGTCGAGGCGAGCCCCGATCCCATGATCCGCCTGGCCATCACCATGGATCCGGAAAGCCGCACCCTCCGCAAACGCTTCGAGGACGAGGTCGAAGGCGTCGAACGCGATGCCTACGCCAGGATCGCCGCCATCCAGTTCGCCCTGTACGGCGAGTCCCTGTACCCCGATGCAACCGGAACCCTCCGACTCGCCTTCGGCCAGGTCAAAGGCTATGAGCAGGGCGGCACGACTATACCTCCTTATACTGACATAGCCGGGTTGTTCGAGCGGTACAAGGAACGCGGCCCGCAGCCGCCGTTCGATATCCCCAAATCGTGGCTCGACCGCCGCGACCAGATCCGGCTTCGTACCCCCTTCAACTTCGTGTTCACGGCAGACATCATCGGCGGCAACTCCGGAAGCCCGGTGGTCAATACCCGCGGCGAGGTCGTCGGCCTGATCTTCGACGGCAATATCCAGTCGCTCGTCTGGGACATCGCCTACGACGATCGCCAGGGCCGGGCCGTGGCCGTCGACATCCGGGCCATTATAGAGTCATTAAGAGGTGTCTACGACGCCGGCTCCCTGGTCGACGAGCTGACCCGGCCCTGA
- a CDS encoding 2-hydroxyacyl-CoA dehydratase, with the protein MKTVLSTCPYVPSEWVASHGLHPRRFRPGDARAAAGLAGGAGVCPYARDVLRAMEAAIVTADTAGVVITTVCDQMRRAADQLSGTDSRPVFLMNVPTTWQTPAAHRIYVSELRRLGRFLVSVGGRAPDDRQLANTIVAYDRARFTLKECRRRCSGSGFSRLLAEFDEQGLDVSFSLSAPGPADAVRLALVGGPLWAEDAELFEIIESLGGNVVLDATTSGELVMADAYDRSHLADRPLEEMARVYGRIPDAFRRPNVALFEWLGRELAARGVQGIVFRTCLWCDTWVAELVRIRDGFGLPVLHLDVDGASPGCRARISGRLQAFMEVLR; encoded by the coding sequence ATGAAGACGGTATTGTCCACCTGTCCCTATGTGCCTTCGGAGTGGGTTGCCTCCCACGGTCTGCATCCGCGGCGTTTTCGGCCAGGTGACGCTCGCGCCGCCGCGGGCCTGGCCGGCGGGGCGGGGGTCTGTCCGTATGCCCGCGATGTCCTGCGAGCCATGGAGGCGGCGATTGTAACCGCGGACACCGCTGGCGTGGTCATCACCACGGTGTGTGATCAGATGCGGCGGGCGGCAGACCAGCTGTCGGGGACGGACTCCCGCCCGGTGTTTCTGATGAACGTGCCGACCACCTGGCAAACGCCTGCCGCGCACCGGATCTATGTTTCCGAACTGCGGCGTCTGGGCCGTTTCCTGGTCTCCGTGGGCGGCAGGGCGCCGGACGATCGCCAGTTGGCGAACACGATAGTAGCCTATGACCGGGCACGTTTCACGCTCAAGGAGTGTCGGCGGCGATGCTCGGGAAGCGGGTTCAGCCGGTTGTTGGCGGAGTTCGACGAGCAGGGACTGGACGTATCGTTCTCCCTTTCGGCTCCCGGACCTGCCGACGCGGTCAGGCTGGCCCTGGTTGGTGGCCCGCTCTGGGCCGAGGACGCAGAGCTGTTCGAGATCATCGAGAGTCTCGGCGGCAACGTGGTCCTCGACGCTACAACCAGCGGGGAGTTGGTCATGGCGGACGCGTATGACCGGTCCCACCTTGCGGACCGGCCGCTGGAGGAGATGGCTCGGGTGTACGGGCGCATCCCCGACGCCTTCCGTCGTCCCAACGTCGCCCTGTTCGAATGGTTGGGGCGCGAGTTGGCGGCTCGAGGCGTGCAGGGAATCGTGTTCCGCACCTGTCTGTGGTGCGACACGTGGGTGGCGGAACTGGTGCGCATCCGGGACGGGTTTGGATTGCCGGTCCTGCACCTGGATGTTGACGGAGCGAGCCCGGGTTGCCGTGCCCGGATCAGCGGCCGGCTGCAGGCGTTCATGGAAGTGCTTCGATGA
- a CDS encoding 2-hydroxyacyl-CoA dehydratase: protein MSGLASITLEQWDRRYEELRAAGLREPEYGGPLRRHVEDGDRRLLRLRFDPSPAALRLWNFLLTEEARLRKARRDGKKLVGVMKDLGTTALMAYCVPELVAFYPDGAWWIPCVMEMQAGLFSIADSLGINDSFCPVRAMLGAFVTGAHFPIPDMLVCSAGATCDDFSAIAQRLEGLGHPILWWEIPHRRRPESGEGRVELPGGFVAPTEQVAVVREELDRVREGLQSVAGSRLDDVRLAAGIRKANRVRRLLADLRRQVFTAPRCPMPALEMLVAEMLAIHFCSDFDESLRVLADLDEEVSARVRSGEGILPAEAVRVYWVNPVADLRVMNLLESCGGRVCGTEYLFSHALDLIPEDLGPMEALARMALADPMVGPASDRAERICRDAVGFGAEAVLISRIPGASHCALEGEVIAEGVRRLGLPVAEIEVPSLSDACGPRLATRLGGLIETALRRRGS, encoded by the coding sequence ATGAGTGGCCTCGCGTCCATCACGCTCGAGCAATGGGATCGTCGCTACGAGGAACTGCGCGCGGCGGGCCTGCGGGAGCCGGAGTATGGGGGGCCGTTGCGGCGACATGTCGAGGACGGTGATCGGCGGTTGCTTCGGCTCCGGTTTGACCCGTCCCCGGCGGCGTTGCGGTTGTGGAACTTCCTGCTGACCGAGGAGGCACGGCTGCGGAAGGCTCGCCGGGACGGCAAGAAGCTGGTTGGCGTCATGAAGGATCTCGGGACGACGGCGCTGATGGCTTACTGCGTCCCTGAGCTGGTGGCCTTCTATCCCGATGGGGCCTGGTGGATCCCCTGTGTGATGGAAATGCAGGCGGGCCTGTTCTCGATCGCCGATTCGCTGGGCATCAACGACTCGTTCTGTCCGGTGCGAGCCATGCTGGGGGCGTTCGTCACTGGGGCGCACTTCCCGATCCCGGACATGCTGGTATGCAGTGCGGGGGCGACGTGCGACGACTTCTCGGCCATCGCTCAGCGGCTTGAGGGGCTGGGGCACCCCATCTTGTGGTGGGAGATCCCGCACCGGCGGAGACCGGAGTCGGGGGAAGGGCGGGTCGAGCTGCCGGGCGGTTTCGTCGCCCCGACCGAGCAGGTGGCCGTGGTCCGCGAGGAGCTCGATCGGGTGCGGGAGGGGCTGCAGAGCGTGGCCGGTTCTCGGCTCGATGATGTCCGCCTAGCCGCCGGGATTCGCAAGGCGAACCGGGTCCGGAGGCTCCTGGCCGATCTACGGCGCCAGGTCTTCACCGCCCCGCGTTGTCCGATGCCAGCCTTGGAGATGCTGGTTGCGGAGATGCTGGCCATCCATTTCTGTTCCGATTTCGACGAGAGTCTGCGAGTGCTCGCCGACCTGGATGAGGAGGTATCGGCTCGCGTGCGATCAGGTGAGGGCATTCTCCCGGCCGAAGCGGTTCGCGTGTACTGGGTGAATCCGGTGGCGGACCTGCGGGTCATGAACCTGCTCGAGTCATGCGGCGGGCGGGTATGTGGGACGGAGTACCTGTTCAGTCACGCCCTGGATCTCATTCCGGAGGATCTTGGTCCGATGGAGGCCCTGGCTCGGATGGCCCTGGCCGATCCGATGGTTGGGCCGGCTTCTGATCGGGCGGAGCGGATCTGCCGGGATGCGGTTGGTTTCGGCGCCGAGGCGGTGCTCATCTCGCGCATTCCGGGTGCCAGTCACTGTGCTCTGGAAGGTGAGGTGATAGCCGAGGGTGTACGGCGGCTGGGGCTTCCGGTGGCGGAGATCGAGGTGCCGTCGCTTTCGGACGCCTGTGGACCGCGGCTGGCCACTCGGCTGGGTGGCCTGATCGAGACCGCGTTGAGGAGGAGGGGCTCATGA